From a region of the Thermomicrobiales bacterium genome:
- a CDS encoding glycosyltransferase family 2 protein: MRDDLTAIVLTLNEEKHLSGCLASLQRLDCAILVLDSGSTDRTVAIAQEAGAAIEARPFDGYANQRNAALDMVDTPWVLFLDADERLTPDGCNELLAVLDGVANDVTTARIPRRNIVFGRALRGGGWWPDHQTRLLRRGAAAYDARRQVHEVVESTGRSVDLATPLIHLNYETRAEFIAKQRRYTKRAAKQAVSEGHVPRRRAFLSAPVRELVRRFVQLHGYRDGIIGLFLATALAIEQVRWVWLCRRGAF, encoded by the coding sequence ATGCGTGATGACCTGACCGCCATCGTTCTGACGCTGAACGAGGAGAAGCACCTGTCTGGCTGCCTCGCTTCCCTCCAGCGGCTCGACTGCGCGATCCTCGTCCTCGACTCCGGCTCCACGGATCGCACCGTCGCGATCGCTCAGGAGGCTGGTGCGGCGATCGAGGCTCGACCGTTCGATGGCTACGCGAATCAGCGCAACGCTGCGCTGGACATGGTGGACACGCCGTGGGTGCTCTTTCTCGATGCCGACGAACGGCTCACACCGGATGGCTGCAATGAACTCCTGGCGGTTCTGGACGGTGTTGCGAACGACGTCACTACAGCCCGCATCCCGCGCCGCAACATCGTGTTCGGTCGGGCATTACGCGGCGGTGGCTGGTGGCCCGATCACCAAACACGCCTGCTCAGGCGTGGCGCGGCGGCCTACGATGCGCGACGGCAGGTTCATGAGGTGGTCGAATCGACGGGGCGATCTGTCGATCTGGCGACACCGCTCATCCACCTTAACTACGAAACCCGCGCCGAGTTCATCGCGAAGCAGCGTCGCTATACGAAACGCGCAGCCAAGCAGGCTGTCTCCGAAGGACACGTGCCGCGCCGCCGTGCCTTTCTCTCAGCGCCGGTTCGCGAGCTTGTTCGCCGCTTCGTCCAGCTGCACGGCTATCGCGACGGCATCATCGGGCTGTTCCTGGCAACCGCGCTCGCCATCGAGCAGGTTCGGTGGGTCTGGCTATGTCGCCGCGGAGCGTTCTGA
- a CDS encoding glycosyltransferase family 2 protein → MAGKVDAVVVSYNVRDLLLECLASLIGSKAAGELARIIVVDNASSDGSAEAAGAFDPAIEVIEAPNDGYGSGANVGIAVSDAEMVMVLNPDTVVRVGAIATLTAWLDAHPDFAIAGPRLVRPDGTTQSSRRTFPRPYTPLFESSIVEEWWPGNPVARDYHLADSADDVDQEVDWVVGAAVLVRKIAIQQVGAFDPSFRMYAEEVEWCWRLRQHGWRTSYVAAAEIVHHESASASQDLPRRLREFDDSRIQLTERLFGATWARLVSIGIRTDYAIRLLRESAKWLLGHRRDLRRARMRFYADALRRGPQRRGGG, encoded by the coding sequence ATGGCGGGCAAAGTCGACGCGGTCGTCGTCTCGTATAACGTGCGCGATCTGCTACTCGAATGTCTCGCCTCGTTGATCGGTTCGAAGGCGGCAGGCGAGCTGGCGCGCATCATCGTCGTTGACAACGCCAGTAGCGACGGAAGCGCCGAGGCAGCCGGGGCGTTCGACCCGGCGATCGAGGTCATTGAGGCACCGAACGATGGCTACGGGTCGGGCGCAAACGTCGGCATCGCCGTCAGCGACGCCGAGATGGTGATGGTGCTGAATCCGGACACCGTCGTGCGAGTCGGAGCGATTGCCACGCTGACCGCGTGGCTGGATGCGCACCCGGACTTCGCCATCGCCGGGCCGCGATTGGTCCGCCCGGACGGCACGACCCAGTCCAGTCGTCGAACCTTCCCGCGGCCCTACACGCCACTTTTCGAGAGCTCAATCGTTGAAGAGTGGTGGCCGGGTAATCCTGTGGCCCGCGATTACCATCTGGCAGATAGTGCCGACGACGTGGATCAGGAGGTCGACTGGGTGGTTGGCGCAGCAGTGCTTGTGCGAAAGATTGCAATTCAGCAAGTCGGAGCATTCGATCCATCGTTTCGCATGTATGCTGAGGAAGTCGAATGGTGCTGGCGTTTGCGACAACACGGATGGCGGACTAGCTACGTGGCTGCGGCTGAAATCGTCCATCACGAGAGCGCCAGTGCATCACAGGATTTGCCCCGCCGCCTGCGCGAGTTCGACGACAGTCGCATTCAGCTAACCGAGAGGCTGTTTGGCGCGACCTGGGCACGCCTGGTCAGCATCGGGATTCGGACGGACTACGCCATTCGGCTGCTGCGCGAATCAGCGAAATGGCTACTGGGTCATCGCCGGGATCTGCGGCGCGCGCGGATGCGATTCTATGCGGACGCGCTTCGGCGCGGCCCACAACGCCGGGGAGGCGGTTGA